gaaaaacataatttttccAAGAAGTAAAACATCTGTGGGGGATATAAATTTGCAGAGAAAATTTGTCCATGAAAATAAGTTACATGATTCTGACTTTTTTTGTAAAGATCATCTTTTCCACGATTACTTATTCAAGGGAAGTAATTTTACCTTCACTTTCAGAAAACTACTAAAAGAGAGAGAACTCTAACATAAAAATGGTTCCATTACAGTCCTACTATTAGGCAGAAGTATAGATAAACAGGAGAACGTCCTTtacatatttctttctttttaaaaatacataagttTGGTCTacggtggatagttgtttcatggGATACATATTaggtgtctttatttttttacaagcaTATATTCGTTTGACCTCTGGTGGATGGCTGTTTCATTGGCAacatattattctttttttatatagagttgggttttttctgtttgaaaacATAGGTTCGGGAGGTGTctggtgaataattgtctcatttaacaacaaattggtcatttttttgTGTACCGGTTCTTCCCAGTTGAGTATAATAAACTAGTTCGTTCGATCAAAATGCGAATTAAGCAACGCTTGTGTGTCATTTAACCAAGCACACTCAAGTGTGTGTGTGTTAGAAAAAGTGATATATGCATTACTCATTCAACTTCACACTACATTCGATTCTCATAGTATTGATAAAGAACAAAATTCATAATTGAactgttttaagttttaatgttgCATTACATACGATATTCAGTATATCACATTAATTCATTTATCTGAGAAGGTCAGTGATTGGGTAAAAAATACTGATCATATATATGGTTCTTTTAACTTCCTTGTGGTAGAAGCAGGTAAATACCTGGTTATGGCAGctatacaattgtttttttttctggactCGTAGGTTTACACTGATTCAAGACACTATGAGAAATACAAGTGTATCTTTTTAAATTCAGTAACACGGTCTGCAACCAATTGATATCACGCATACAGCCTATACCAAGCATACATAAACAGTTGTACAGGTAAGGATTTATCAAAATCGCCAAACACCCTCGTTTGTTTTcttaacaattttgtttttggttacAACATATTCCATACTGTAGTGGTATATATACAGATTCGCTAAGATGGGATATACAACTGCAGTTGTAATCATAATCAAATATACTCGTAAACGAAAGAAACAATGTACAGCATTTGAAAACGTAACATCCGATTAAATATTCCAATCTTCTGGTCTTTCCTagaatttcatattaaaaaaacccTCAATTTCtactttaaattcaaaatgtatgtacaaaagCAATGTTTAAGGTTAAAAATAAATGGTTAGCCAGAAtacaaattttactttaaaacacacacacacacaataaagggttaaacatattttgtgatTTGTGTACTTCTTCGTTCAAGATAGatcgcttttaaccaatcatattcctagaagtGTTTATGAGGTCAGATTAACTGTTATCTCACCTCCTCCGAACTCGGAGGAAGGCATATTTGGTCCAAGGACAGTTATCGtcctacgaatatagtcctcaCTGTGAACAGTGTATTACTtgcattttgttgttgttacactttctcaatttttttcttgatattaaatgcatgacaTATTAAGTTAGGGTATGaaattacatgttaaaaaagTTTGGATGCTAGACATgtatgttaagtagtgatttggtccagttaaaaaaaaagtgaaaatttattACGCCTGAATCTATCAAACTGAATTTTAGACCCCCTTAACATTTTGAGTTACAGGTGCTATTttacagaattgtcaatattttgagttatgggtgctattttttttattttaatttagtgTCTTAAAGAAAAGCACTACGAAATAgctgtgttctcgggccatttatttcaaacaagaataatttcaaaaatcatttttcCTAAACTATGCAGGTTTAATATTTCCAAAGGAAAAAGCATTTAATCGAAGTACTCGAGACAATGaagaaattaatatataaaaaaatattgctttataGCACTTCACGAATGACCTACTAGTTTACACTTAccgtaaataaactcatcatagataccaggagtaaattttgtatatacgccagacgcgcgtttgatctaaaaaaagactcatcagtgactctcgaaaccaaaaaagttaaaaaggccaaataaagtacgaagttgatgagcattgaggaccaaatttcataaaagatttgccaaatacagcttaggtaatctatgcctgaggtagaacagccttagtatttcaaaaactcAAATCTTTGTAAActgttaaatttatgtttaattgtttttgtttttgtacagaATATGGAATCATTAAATAGTACATTATGTGGTGTATGTGAATCCCAACATGTGACGACAGACGCCACCTTCTGGTGTCCTGAATGTGATGAAGGTTTGTGTTCGACATGCCTTAAGTATCACAATGCTTCCAAATCGTTGAGAGATCATGAGGTCATCCCTGTTGATAACTACAGACAGCTACCGTCATTTGTAGCCAGCGTACACCAATATTGTTCCGACCACGACAAGAAATACCAGCTTTACTGTTTACTTCACGAAAGTCCATGTTGCCTTCTTTGTGTTTCAACCACCCACAAAAAATGTGACTTAACGGCACTCGATGAAGTTGTTAAAACTTCCAAAACGTCCGCATTATTTGACAATTTGGAACAAAATCTggaagatttaaagaaaaatctaaaaaGAATAACAGATGATCGAGAAAAGAATTTATCAAAAGTACAACATAGTAGAGAGAAAATACAGTCTGAAATAAAGACAATGCGCgacaaaattaataaacatcTCGATAGAATCGAGCAAAAAATACTACAGGATTTTGGGGATGTAGAAAAGGGAGTTAACTCAGAGCTACGATGTATTCAAACAAAACTTCTCGATCATACCAAAACCGTAAAAGAGCTACAGACCAATGTTTCTGTAATTAAGAAATATGCATCTGAATTACAGACTTTTGTTGGAATGAAGAGAATTGAGAAGGATATAGACCATGAAGAAAAGTTCGTGGTGTCCTTGTTAGAAGATGGTAGTCTACAACAAGTTGATATCGAATTTAAAGAGAATCGCAAAATGTGCGACTTGTTATCCATAGCAGAATATGGAAAAATATCCCGGATTGCTAGTTCTCCTACAGTTGCCATAAAGcttgagaaaaataaacaagCCCAATTCTTGGTCGCACCTTCTTtcgaaaagaaaacaattaatgatATTCATCTGTCTTCGCATAGGAAACTTAAAATACCAGACCTTAATCTTAATAGTCCAAGTATGTTTACAGGATGTACAATCACTCCTTCAGGTAAGATAGTTCTTGTGGACTGGAATTTTAACAATGTGTTTATTCTCAGCAAGAACGAGTCATtagaatgtaaaataaatgtatcaagtCAGCCTATAGATGTCACTTGTATTGATGACAAAATTATAGCAATTACCCATAACCATCCAGATGGtcctttaaaaattgaaacaataaaCATATGTTCTAAGAAAAAAGAGAAAGACATTGATATTTCAGGTTGTTGTTATGGAATAACAAATATTCATGGAAGGATAATATATTGTTCTTTAAGCAAAGGTATTCAGGCAGTACATTTTTCTGGTAATGATCATTCCACTATAGTTGAGCAACCAATGATGTTTGAATGGAAATATGTT
Above is a window of Mytilus trossulus isolate FHL-02 chromosome 4, PNRI_Mtr1.1.1.hap1, whole genome shotgun sequence DNA encoding:
- the LOC134716768 gene encoding uncharacterized protein LOC134716768 gives rise to the protein MANPSPYSPANEYADLFLFAFNEEVLNMESLNSTLCGVCESQHVTTDATFWCPECDEGLCSTCLKYHNASKSLRDHEVIPVDNYRQLPSFVASVHQYCSDHDKKYQLYCLLHESPCCLLCVSTTHKKCDLTALDEVVKTSKTSALFDNLEQNLEDLKKNLKRITDDREKNLSKVQHSREKIQSEIKTMRDKINKHLDRIEQKILQDFGDVEKGVNSELRCIQTKLLDHTKTVKELQTNVSVIKKYASELQTFVGMKRIEKDIDHEEKFVVSLLEDGSLQQVDIEFKENRKMCDLLSIAEYGKISRIASSPTVAIKLEKNKQAQFLVAPSFEKKTINDIHLSSHRKLKIPDLNLNSPSMFTGCTITPSGKIVLVDWNFNNVFILSKNESLECKINVSSQPIDVTCIDDKIIAITHNHPDGPLKIETINICSKKKEKDIDISGCCYGITNIHGRIIYCSLSKGIQAVHFSGNDHSTIVEQPMMFEWKYVTASEDKLYHTNRITDIVTCYNTTGEKVWEYNDKSFLKNIRGVTTDNDANVYVASFGNHSIVVISADGKHARRLIRGEDGLSQPCGIYLDKTRNNLLISCNNGDVHMYKVS